Below is a genomic region from Candidatus Dormiibacterota bacterium.
CCCCTATTCGGGGCGATCGGGCGGTTGGCTCTGCCCGCTCCGGTTCGACTGAGTGATTTTGTCAACGAGCGAGAGGGCTTCCTGCGATTGACCGATGTGGAGCTCACGACCCATGGCGCGGTGTCGGCGGCGACCCAGAAGGGTCCGATGACCGAATACCTGATCAACAAGACGGGGATCGAGTTGATCTGCCAGCCACCGGCGGAAGCGATCGAACGCCGTTCCGAGGTCGACAAGGACCACGGCAGCTCCCTCTGGCAGGCGTTGAACAAGATGGCCGTCAACGCGAACTTCGATCTACGGGTGCCGAAAGAGCGCCATTACGTCCAGGTCCATACCCACCGTTTCACCGTGGGCGCCTACCTTCACCTGGCGCAGGGCGCCTCACTCGACGCGGTCCTCTCGCACCTTCCCACGAAATTCGTCGCGGTGACGGACGCCACGGCCACGTTCCTCGGCGGCACCGGCGAGCCCACCACCATCGAGCGCAAGCTGATGCTGGTGAATCGCGACCACATCCTGTTGGTCGCTCCCCGCGGCGACTAGTACCCTGTCCGTGTGAACGATTCCAAGCGGATGCAGGCAACGGCGCGGGTCTGGCTCAACGGCATCGCGCGCCACCTGGAAGATCTCCGTACTGATAGCTACGAGGGCGCCGTCGGACCCGAGCGCGAAACACGCTACCGCACAGCCTTCGACCTGTTGTCTACCGTCGCCACCGGCGTCCTGGCCGACATCTCGATTCAGCCACCCGGTCCAGAGGGTCACGGTGGGCTGATCGGATCCTGGTGTTGAGCTGGCCGGCACTCCGCCAGGCGAGGAGTCGGCTCACAGGGAAAGCACTATTGCCAGTCACGATCAGCGCGGTGTGGCCGGCGGGCTTTGTCCATCCGCACCTGGTTTCGGGAGGGGCCGTCAACCCGCGCGCCGCGTCGCTCACCGCGTGGCCGATGCAGATCGCGTCGGCAGAGGATGTCGACCTGGCGCGTGGTTTCCGCCGGAGCCTGATCGTCCCCTCCCCCATTCTCGAGCCCCCAGCCCACCCCTGTTGACACGCTAAGACCATTGTGCTAATTTGCTAGCACATTGGCACTAATCGCGTTCCACCTGGATCCGAACTCGGGCGTTTCCTTTTACGTCCAGCTGATGCAGCAGGTCCGGCAGGCGCTGCTCTTTGGAATCCTGAAATCGGGCGACCAGCTGCCTACCGTCAAAGAGGTGGTCGCCCAGGTCGCGCTCAACCCGAACACCGTGCTGCGCGCCTATCGCGACCTGGAGCATGAAGGACTCGTGGTGAGCCGTCCCGGACTCGGCACATTCGTCGCCGCCAAAGTGCCGCCTGCCCTCGCCCAATCAAGCTACCGCTCGCTTCGAGCTGAGCTCGAGCGATGGATTCGTAAGGCGCACGAGGCTGGGCTCGACGACGACACCCTCGCCGCCCTCGTCGCGCACGTGCTTCACGCAAAAACCAGGGAGGGCGTCGCATGATCGCGCCAATCGAAGCCACCGGGTTGGGCAAGCGATTCGGACGCACGTGGGCGCTGCGTGACTGCTCAATCCGGGTACCCGCCGGAAAGATCGCGGGGCTGGTGGGTCCGAACGGCGCCGGCAAAACGACCTTCCTCCACCTCGCCGCCGGTCTGCTCAGGCCGAGCAGCGGTGAGATCACAGTGTTCGGCCGATCGCCGCAGTCACAGCTGCTGCTCCTGCTCGACCGGGTCGGCTTCGTGGCCCAGGACACGCCGCTCTACGCTGGATTTTCTGTCGCCGACATGCTCCGCTTCGGCCAGAAGCTGAACCGGCGCTGGGATCCGGCGGCGGCTGAGACGCGATTGCGGAGTCTCGACATCCCCTTCGACAAGCGAATCAGCCACCTATCGGGCGGGCAGCGATCGCAGGTCGCGCTTGCCCTCGCCCTGGGCAAGCACCCCGAGTTGCTCCTCCTGGATGAGCCGGTGGCGAGGCTTGACCCGCTGGCTCGACGTGAATTCATGCAGCGGCTCACCGAGGCCGTGGCCGAGGAAGGGAGCACGGTGCTGCTCTCATCGCACGTGATGGCCGACCTGGAACGAGTGTGCGACTACCTGATCATCATCGCGGCTGGGCAGGTCCAGGTCGCCGGCGACATCGAGGCGCTGCTCGCCTCGCATCATCTCCTCGTCGGGCCGCGGGTCAGCGATGACGTCCGGCTGAGCGGCGCGCAACTCATCAAAGCCCACCACACCGAGCGGCAGTCGTCGCTCTGGATCCGAGGAAGGGTACCGGGGCTCGGCGCGGGCTGGCGCGAAGAGCCGCTGCCGCTCGAGGAACTGGTGATCACGTATCTGTCAGCGCCCCAGGCCGGAACGCTGCCGAGGCCCGAGCTCGAGCAGGCGGCATCATGACCTGGGTCACCTGGAGACAGCACCGGCTGGAGGCACTGTGGGCGCTCGTCCTCGCAGGGTTGGTTGGGGCGTTCACGGCCTACGCCGCCTACCAGCTCTGGGTTGCCGCCCCGAACTGCCCGAGAACCGTTGGGTCCGGCCTCTGTCTGTCCGGCGACATCTTCGGCCAGATCGCCCAGTCCATCATGCGGTTCAACCTTTTCCAATACGGCCTCGTCGTGCTCCCCGCGTTGGCCGGCGCGTTCATCGGTGCGCCGCTCGTCGCGCGGGAGATCGAGAACGGCACCCAGCACCTGGCCTGGACGCAGGGCGTCACGCGGACGCGTTGGCTGCTCACGAAGCTGGTGCTTGTCGTTGTCCCCCTGCTGGCGCTGGCGGCACTGGTTGGCTACCTCGAAGTTGTGTTCCTCAATGTCCAGGGGCCCCAGGTCAACCGCTGGAACGTCTTCGATCAGCAGACCCCGGTGGTCCCCGCCGCGACGTTCTTGGCGCTCGCGCTTGGTGTGGCATTTGGCGCCGTGATCGGCCGGTCGGTCCCGGCGATGGCGGCAACGCTGGTGAGCTTCGTCGTCGTCCGGGTTGGCATCGGCGAGTTGGTGCGCAGCCACTACAT
It encodes:
- a CDS encoding ABC transporter ATP-binding protein gives rise to the protein MIAPIEATGLGKRFGRTWALRDCSIRVPAGKIAGLVGPNGAGKTTFLHLAAGLLRPSSGEITVFGRSPQSQLLLLLDRVGFVAQDTPLYAGFSVADMLRFGQKLNRRWDPAAAETRLRSLDIPFDKRISHLSGGQRSQVALALALGKHPELLLLDEPVARLDPLARREFMQRLTEAVAEEGSTVLLSSHVMADLERVCDYLIIIAAGQVQVAGDIEALLASHHLLVGPRVSDDVRLSGAQLIKAHHTERQSSLWIRGRVPGLGAGWREEPLPLEELVITYLSAPQAGTLPRPELEQAAS
- a CDS encoding ABC transporter permease subunit, with amino-acid sequence MTWVTWRQHRLEALWALVLAGLVGAFTAYAAYQLWVAAPNCPRTVGSGLCLSGDIFGQIAQSIMRFNLFQYGLVVLPALAGAFIGAPLVAREIENGTQHLAWTQGVTRTRWLLTKLVLVVVPLLALAALVGYLEVVFLNVQGPQVNRWNVFDQQTPVVPAATFLALALGVAFGAVIGRSVPAMAATLVSFVVVRVGIGELVRSHYIAPVMKTTHDLSALGSQADPTAWWLGFPDYYDSSGHLLGNLVGPGTGQPSYVVQYFQPGDRFWAFQTIEAAILTGMALLILGFAVYWVTRRAT
- a CDS encoding GntR family transcriptional regulator — encoded protein: MQQVRQALLFGILKSGDQLPTVKEVVAQVALNPNTVLRAYRDLEHEGLVVSRPGLGTFVAAKVPPALAQSSYRSLRAELERWIRKAHEAGLDDDTLAALVAHVLHAKTREGVA